The proteins below are encoded in one region of Paenarthrobacter ilicis:
- a CDS encoding aminodeoxychorismate/anthranilate synthase component II codes for MSTTKILVVDNYDSFVYTLVGYLQELGAETTVVRNDDVTLAEAIELASARDGVLVSPGPGTPAEAGVCIELIKWCGNANKPMFGVCLGHQALAEAYGGVVTHAPELMHGKTSPVQHQGKSVFAGLPSPVTATRYHSLAAVRDSIPDVLEITAETTNGVVMGLQHKTAPLCGVQFHPESVLTEGGYQMLGNWLESLGMEGAAQRASKLSPLIKQ; via the coding sequence ATGAGCACCACAAAAATCCTGGTAGTGGATAACTACGACAGCTTTGTATACACCCTGGTGGGATATCTTCAGGAGCTCGGTGCCGAAACCACCGTGGTCAGGAATGATGATGTCACGCTGGCTGAAGCCATTGAGCTGGCCTCCGCACGCGACGGCGTCCTGGTTTCACCCGGGCCGGGCACTCCCGCCGAGGCCGGCGTATGCATTGAGCTCATCAAATGGTGTGGCAACGCCAACAAGCCGATGTTCGGGGTATGCCTGGGCCACCAAGCCCTGGCCGAAGCCTACGGTGGTGTTGTCACCCATGCCCCGGAATTGATGCACGGCAAGACCTCACCGGTACAGCATCAGGGGAAGAGCGTCTTTGCCGGGCTTCCGTCCCCGGTGACAGCTACGCGATACCACTCCTTGGCTGCGGTTCGGGATTCCATCCCTGATGTCCTGGAAATCACCGCTGAAACCACCAACGGTGTGGTGATGGGACTGCAGCACAAAACCGCTCCCCTGTGCGGTGTCCAGTTCCACCCGGAGTCGGTACTGACCGAGGGCGGCTACCAGATGCTGGGCAACTGGTTGGAGTCCTTGGGCATGGAGGGCGCAGCACAACGGGCATCAAAGCTGAGCCCCCTGATCAAACAGTAG
- the pknB gene encoding Stk1 family PASTA domain-containing Ser/Thr kinase produces the protein MSTPRPGPAHREENTPVSEQRILNGRYELGELIGRGGMADVYRGTDTLLGRTIAVKVLRADLARDPQFQARFKREAQAVAALNHPSIVAIFDTGEYPVPGGPGEDVRVPYIVMEFVSGRTLRDMIKAKELNVDSSVGFTLGVLSALEYSHRAGIVHRDIKPANVMVCTETGEVKVMDFGIARAMADSAATMTQTEAVVGTAQYLSPEQARGETVDARSDLYSAGCLLYELLTSRPPFVGDSPVSVAYQHVRETPDLASAHNAEVTEALDSVLSKALQKSRSDRFQDAASFRRALRAANNGVPVPALPASEAPTDPNDLVEPEDASTQLLSATAVGLLDVGQFKDLPPEEPHEEPLPLGLPAEREPSAKQKSRRRAWTATLVIFTVIVLVGGGFWLYSLMNMQPPPPAKIAVPAVSNMSESQAIQELYTAKLVPKSVREPSDSVAKDMAIGTAPVAGSMMDANAEVILKVSSGPSSVTIPANIVGRTEPDAREALRKLGITGDIVSVRTHSATVPVGLVITTGPAPGGAIAASSKVELQVSSGKVLMPQLIGLPLTEAEAALKTNGLVLNVVEQENSEVAPGTVTAQSEVFNTEVDQGKTVTLTVSKAPVVPTPTPTPTPTPEPTETDKPNPKPTPTKK, from the coding sequence ATGTCCACGCCACGTCCCGGTCCCGCTCATCGAGAGGAGAATACTCCCGTGTCTGAGCAGCGCATCCTCAACGGCCGCTACGAACTCGGCGAGCTGATCGGTCGTGGCGGCATGGCGGACGTCTACCGTGGAACAGACACCCTGCTGGGCCGGACCATCGCGGTCAAGGTTCTCAGGGCAGACCTGGCAAGGGATCCGCAGTTCCAGGCGAGGTTCAAACGGGAAGCCCAGGCCGTGGCTGCCCTGAACCACCCCTCCATCGTGGCCATTTTTGATACCGGTGAATACCCGGTTCCCGGAGGTCCGGGCGAGGATGTGCGGGTGCCGTACATCGTGATGGAGTTCGTTTCCGGGCGGACACTCCGGGACATGATCAAGGCAAAAGAACTCAACGTAGACAGCTCTGTCGGCTTTACGCTCGGGGTGCTGAGCGCCTTGGAGTACAGCCACCGGGCGGGAATCGTCCACCGCGACATCAAGCCCGCAAACGTCATGGTCTGCACCGAGACAGGCGAGGTCAAGGTCATGGACTTCGGGATTGCCCGGGCCATGGCAGACTCCGCCGCAACCATGACGCAGACCGAGGCCGTGGTGGGTACCGCGCAGTACCTGTCACCGGAGCAGGCCCGCGGCGAAACCGTGGACGCCCGCAGTGACCTCTACTCCGCCGGATGTTTGCTTTACGAACTCCTGACCAGCAGGCCACCCTTTGTGGGTGACAGCCCCGTGTCTGTGGCATATCAGCATGTGCGGGAAACCCCGGATCTGGCCAGTGCCCATAATGCCGAGGTCACCGAGGCCCTGGACTCCGTGCTCTCCAAAGCACTCCAGAAGAGCCGCTCCGACCGTTTCCAGGATGCTGCGTCGTTCCGGCGCGCACTTCGCGCCGCCAACAACGGTGTGCCTGTACCGGCACTGCCGGCCAGCGAAGCCCCGACTGACCCCAACGATCTTGTAGAACCCGAGGACGCCTCCACCCAGCTCCTCAGCGCCACCGCCGTGGGGCTTCTGGACGTCGGTCAGTTCAAGGACCTGCCTCCCGAAGAGCCCCACGAGGAACCACTGCCCCTTGGCCTCCCGGCTGAACGTGAGCCGTCAGCCAAACAGAAGTCCCGCCGTCGTGCATGGACCGCCACTTTGGTGATCTTTACGGTCATTGTCCTGGTGGGTGGCGGATTTTGGCTGTACAGCCTGATGAACATGCAGCCGCCGCCCCCGGCAAAGATTGCAGTCCCGGCCGTCTCCAACATGTCCGAGTCGCAAGCAATCCAGGAGTTGTACACCGCCAAGCTGGTCCCCAAATCCGTGCGGGAACCCAGTGACTCCGTAGCCAAGGACATGGCAATCGGAACTGCACCCGTTGCAGGGTCCATGATGGACGCCAACGCCGAGGTGATCCTCAAAGTTTCCAGCGGACCCAGCTCGGTGACCATCCCTGCCAACATCGTGGGCCGCACCGAACCGGACGCCCGGGAGGCCTTGCGCAAGCTGGGCATCACCGGGGACATCGTGTCGGTCCGCACCCATAGCGCCACAGTGCCCGTGGGCCTGGTGATCACCACCGGACCTGCTCCTGGCGGGGCCATTGCGGCTTCTTCCAAGGTGGAACTGCAGGTTTCCTCCGGCAAGGTCCTCATGCCGCAGCTGATTGGCCTGCCGCTGACGGAGGCCGAAGCGGCGCTCAAGACCAACGGTTTGGTGCTCAACGTGGTGGAGCAGGAGAACTCCGAGGTTGCGCCGGGAACGGTCACCGCCCAGAGCGAAGTCTTCAACACCGAGGTTGACCAGGGCAAGACCGTCACCCTGACCGTCTCCAAAGCCCCTGTGGTTCCTACGCCTACCCCGACGCCGACGCCCACCCCTGAGCCTACGGAGACGGACAAACCGAACCCCAAGCCCACTCCCACCAAGAAGTAA
- a CDS encoding protein kinase domain-containing protein, protein MRPTSGITLGGRFQLTSRIAIGGMGEVWKAKDQILGRIVAIKVLKEEYTGDPGFLQRFRAEARHTALLNHVGIANVFDYGEEAGSAYLVMELVPGHPLSGILEKEQVLSPDMTLSIIAQTARALAVAHAQGLVHRDIKPGNLLITPDNRVKVTDFGIARLADQVPLTQTGQVMGTAQYLAPEQATGQTATGSSDIYSLGVIGYECLTGHRPFSGESQIAIALAQVNDAPPPLPETLPTPVRALLMSMLAKDPKNRPANAIKLAEAAEAIRNGDIATAHAAVPGMLLFESTTGPITAPVDTATAPTGVVSSPYGKEQSSTATSALPVLGAGAAGAAVGAAAASADNPLTRANALEAERQLNDEEEVAYSDEGFDDAEPERKKRSPWTWPLVALILLVLFALVGVLISQSGFFSPSPAPSETTSTSPSRSSTPSPTSESPTPKPTPTSEAPSPTQSTPTKVNVIPEEFLGQPFATVSAQLRDLGLAVDGQEVFNAAVPGTVISLNPTGPVDPGAKITVQYSKGPEQVAVPSIGVGLDEGQVRDLIEAAGLRWVAGDPVNGAVGQQPGTFVRSSPAAGAQVAAGSTVTYFLSKSVVPTAPGTPSSNPSASGSPKN, encoded by the coding sequence GTGAGGCCTACTTCGGGAATCACACTCGGCGGCAGGTTCCAGCTGACAAGTCGCATTGCGATTGGCGGCATGGGCGAGGTCTGGAAGGCCAAGGACCAGATCCTCGGCAGGATCGTTGCCATCAAGGTGCTGAAAGAGGAATACACGGGAGATCCCGGTTTCCTTCAGCGCTTCCGTGCCGAGGCGCGCCACACGGCACTCCTTAACCACGTGGGTATTGCCAACGTCTTCGATTACGGCGAGGAAGCCGGCTCGGCCTACCTGGTCATGGAATTGGTTCCGGGGCACCCGCTCAGCGGCATTCTGGAGAAGGAACAGGTCCTGTCTCCGGACATGACGCTGTCCATCATCGCCCAGACGGCCCGTGCCTTGGCGGTCGCGCACGCGCAGGGACTGGTTCACCGGGACATCAAGCCCGGCAACCTGTTGATCACTCCGGACAACCGGGTGAAAGTCACAGACTTTGGCATCGCACGCCTGGCAGACCAGGTGCCGCTCACCCAGACGGGGCAGGTCATGGGCACAGCCCAGTACCTGGCACCTGAGCAGGCCACCGGACAGACCGCCACGGGTTCCTCGGACATCTATTCGTTGGGCGTCATCGGTTATGAGTGCCTCACGGGCCACCGTCCGTTCTCCGGCGAATCCCAGATCGCCATTGCGCTGGCGCAGGTGAACGACGCTCCGCCACCGCTTCCGGAGACCCTGCCCACCCCGGTGCGCGCGCTCCTGATGTCCATGCTGGCCAAGGATCCCAAGAACCGCCCGGCCAACGCCATCAAGCTGGCCGAAGCCGCTGAAGCCATCCGGAACGGCGACATCGCCACCGCCCACGCCGCAGTCCCCGGAATGCTGCTGTTCGAGAGCACCACCGGACCCATCACGGCGCCGGTGGACACCGCAACGGCACCAACCGGCGTCGTCTCCTCGCCTTACGGCAAGGAGCAATCGTCGACGGCGACCTCCGCACTTCCGGTGCTTGGTGCCGGAGCCGCAGGGGCTGCTGTAGGCGCGGCTGCCGCGTCGGCTGACAACCCTTTGACCCGGGCCAACGCCCTCGAGGCAGAGCGCCAACTGAACGACGAAGAAGAAGTCGCCTACTCGGATGAAGGCTTTGACGACGCCGAACCTGAACGCAAGAAGCGCAGCCCGTGGACGTGGCCCCTTGTGGCCCTCATCCTCCTTGTTCTCTTTGCGCTGGTGGGTGTCCTGATATCCCAGTCCGGGTTCTTCTCTCCGAGCCCGGCTCCCAGTGAGACCACGTCGACCAGCCCCAGCCGATCGTCGACCCCCAGCCCAACGTCCGAAAGCCCGACTCCCAAGCCGACGCCCACCTCCGAGGCGCCTTCGCCCACACAATCCACTCCGACGAAGGTCAACGTCATCCCGGAAGAGTTCCTGGGCCAACCGTTTGCAACCGTCAGCGCGCAGTTGCGCGATCTTGGCCTGGCCGTCGACGGCCAGGAAGTCTTCAATGCGGCTGTTCCGGGTACAGTGATCAGCCTTAACCCCACGGGACCCGTTGATCCTGGAGCGAAAATCACCGTCCAGTACTCCAAGGGCCCCGAGCAGGTTGCTGTGCCCAGCATCGGCGTTGGCCTTGACGAAGGACAGGTACGGGACCTCATTGAAGCCGCAGGCTTGCGCTGGGTAGCGGGAGATCCGGTCAACGGTGCCGTAGGCCAGCAGCCGGGTACCTTTGTTCGGTCCTCGCCCGCTGCAGGAGCCCAGGTTGCAGCCGGTTCAACGGTCACGTATTTCCTGTCCAAGAGCGTTGTTCCCACCGCCCCGGGGACTCCCAGCTCCAACCCCAGTGCTTCCGGCAGCCCCAAGAACTAA
- a CDS encoding penicillin-binding transpeptidase domain-containing protein, whose product MNQAIRSSWMAAVAMFALIFGAISYVQVIGADDLNKNPWNQRAILASYCNERGSILVGGKPVAESVPGTESCAFQRKYNQPELYAGVTGFFSRGFGSTGLEQSMGDTLAGNSDQLFLDRISQMFLGNEPKGASVELTLDPEIQKLAYDLIPDGQRGSIVVTNPKTGAIIAMVSKPSYDPNLIATHDSKAAEASMAQLNQIPGINLNQNVSGPTGNLLSPGSVFKLIDTAAALNSGKYNKDSELPNPSSLPLPGSSASLPNYAGGNCNVRQTASFVFALEQSCNTPFASIALDLGQDAIRDQARKFGFGETFGDQLKLQQARSVFPEDLDQAQLAQSAVGQRDVKATPLQINMMTAAIANAGVQMKPNLVKTVRAPDLRVISELKPEPLRTSTTQPIASQITEWMTSAVDNGIANGAAVPGVKVAGKTGTAELGDSGLNNSWFTGFAPANDPQVAVTIVMESIDVVSGAKLTSPNAKKIFEAVLNK is encoded by the coding sequence ATGAACCAGGCAATCCGCAGTTCCTGGATGGCCGCCGTCGCCATGTTTGCCCTGATCTTTGGTGCCATCAGCTACGTGCAGGTCATTGGCGCCGATGATCTCAACAAGAATCCGTGGAACCAACGCGCCATTCTTGCCTCCTATTGCAATGAACGCGGCTCCATCCTTGTTGGCGGAAAACCGGTTGCCGAGTCCGTGCCCGGCACGGAATCGTGTGCGTTCCAGCGCAAGTACAACCAGCCCGAGCTTTACGCCGGCGTCACCGGCTTCTTCTCCCGCGGTTTCGGCTCCACCGGACTCGAACAATCCATGGGCGATACTTTGGCGGGCAACTCCGACCAGCTGTTCCTGGACCGCATCAGCCAGATGTTCCTCGGCAACGAGCCCAAGGGCGCATCCGTGGAGCTGACGTTGGATCCCGAGATCCAGAAGCTCGCTTACGATCTCATCCCGGACGGACAACGCGGGTCAATTGTGGTGACCAACCCCAAGACGGGCGCCATCATTGCCATGGTCTCCAAGCCGTCCTACGATCCCAACCTCATTGCCACGCATGACTCCAAGGCAGCTGAGGCCAGCATGGCCCAGCTGAACCAGATCCCGGGCATCAACCTGAACCAGAATGTCAGCGGGCCCACGGGGAACCTGTTGTCCCCCGGTTCCGTCTTCAAGCTGATAGACACCGCGGCCGCCCTCAACTCGGGCAAATACAACAAGGACAGCGAGCTGCCCAACCCCAGCAGCCTCCCTTTGCCCGGGTCCAGCGCCAGCCTGCCCAACTACGCCGGTGGTAACTGCAATGTCCGCCAGACGGCCTCCTTCGTGTTTGCGTTGGAGCAGTCCTGCAACACTCCGTTCGCCAGCATTGCCCTGGACCTGGGACAGGACGCTATCCGCGACCAAGCCCGGAAATTCGGTTTTGGTGAGACGTTCGGTGACCAACTGAAGCTCCAGCAAGCCAGGAGCGTGTTCCCGGAGGACCTGGACCAGGCCCAGCTTGCCCAGTCCGCTGTTGGCCAGCGCGACGTCAAGGCAACACCGCTGCAGATCAACATGATGACAGCGGCGATCGCCAACGCGGGTGTGCAGATGAAGCCGAACCTGGTGAAGACAGTGCGCGCTCCCGATCTCCGCGTCATCAGCGAACTGAAGCCTGAACCCCTCAGGACCAGCACCACGCAGCCCATCGCCAGCCAGATCACCGAGTGGATGACCAGCGCTGTGGACAACGGCATTGCCAACGGCGCGGCCGTTCCCGGCGTGAAGGTGGCCGGAAAAACCGGAACCGCCGAGCTGGGCGATTCAGGGTTGAACAATTCTTGGTTTACCGGGTTTGCCCCGGCAAACGATCCCCAAGTAGCCGTCACCATCGTCATGGAAAGTATCGATGTGGTCAGCGGTGCCAAGCTAACCAGTCCGAACGCAAAGAAAATTTTTGAGGCGGTGTTGAATAAGTGA
- a CDS encoding FtsW/RodA/SpoVE family cell cycle protein gives MTQIEAAPKPRRNVELVLIVVALAVGIGASALVSINSDLGLDSDFWFQSSLLAVAAFAFHMVLRIRAKYADPVILPIVVALNGLGLALIHRMDGPGDDTGNNQLRWTLIAMAVSIAVIWFLKDHRVLRRFTFISLAVSALLLLLPLIPGISAGEILGARVWIRVGPMTFQPGEIAKITLAIFFAGYLSSNRDLILLAGRKIGPMQFPRFKDLGPMITAWLVSIGVLVFQRDLGSSILFFGLFIVMIYVATSRISWVVIGVLLILGGGFVASQIFSHVAFRIDSWINAFTPEVFGRSPGGSGQIVQGLFGMADGGLVGTGLGQGRPDLVPFANSDMIVALIGEELGLIGLFAVVMLYLLLFTRGFRAALGTRDAFGKLLACGLSFAIALQCFVVIGGVTRLIPLTGLTTPFLAAGGSSLLANWIIVGLLLMISNTARGPVDTTPMVTKSPTSNSTRKPTTAQTPSAPTEAVRQQ, from the coding sequence ATGACGCAGATTGAAGCAGCCCCCAAGCCCCGCCGCAACGTTGAGCTTGTACTCATCGTGGTGGCCCTGGCCGTGGGGATCGGCGCCAGCGCACTGGTCAGCATCAACTCGGATCTTGGCTTGGACAGTGACTTCTGGTTCCAGTCCAGCCTGCTTGCAGTGGCCGCCTTCGCCTTCCACATGGTGCTCAGGATCCGCGCGAAGTATGCCGATCCGGTAATACTTCCAATTGTTGTAGCCCTGAACGGCTTGGGGCTCGCCCTGATCCACCGCATGGACGGTCCCGGGGACGATACCGGCAACAACCAGCTCCGGTGGACCTTGATCGCCATGGCGGTATCCATCGCCGTGATCTGGTTCCTCAAGGATCATCGCGTCCTCCGGCGTTTCACCTTCATTTCCCTCGCGGTCAGCGCGCTCCTGCTGCTTCTTCCGCTGATCCCCGGCATCTCCGCCGGCGAGATCCTGGGTGCCCGTGTGTGGATCCGTGTTGGACCCATGACCTTCCAACCGGGCGAAATTGCCAAGATCACGCTGGCCATCTTCTTTGCAGGCTATCTTTCGTCCAACAGGGATTTGATCCTCCTGGCCGGCCGGAAGATCGGCCCCATGCAGTTCCCGCGCTTCAAGGACCTTGGCCCCATGATCACGGCCTGGTTGGTGAGCATCGGCGTGCTGGTGTTCCAGCGCGACCTCGGTTCCTCCATCCTCTTCTTCGGCCTGTTCATCGTGATGATTTACGTTGCCACCAGCCGCATCTCCTGGGTGGTCATCGGTGTCCTCCTGATTCTGGGCGGCGGCTTTGTTGCCTCGCAGATCTTCTCCCATGTGGCCTTCCGTATCGACAGCTGGATCAACGCGTTCACCCCGGAGGTGTTCGGCAGGTCGCCGGGCGGCAGCGGGCAGATTGTCCAAGGCCTCTTCGGCATGGCAGACGGTGGGCTTGTTGGCACGGGACTTGGCCAGGGCCGCCCGGATCTGGTGCCCTTCGCCAACAGCGACATGATTGTGGCCCTGATCGGCGAGGAATTGGGCCTGATCGGTCTCTTCGCCGTGGTGATGCTGTACCTGCTCCTGTTCACCCGCGGCTTCCGTGCTGCTTTGGGCACCCGCGACGCTTTCGGCAAGCTGCTGGCCTGTGGACTGTCCTTCGCGATCGCACTGCAGTGCTTTGTGGTGATCGGCGGTGTTACCCGGCTCATCCCGCTGACGGGCCTGACCACGCCGTTCCTGGCGGCCGGCGGTTCATCACTGTTGGCCAACTGGATCATCGTGGGTCTGCTGCTCATGATCTCCAACACGGCCCGCGGACCGGTGGACACCACCCCCATGGTGACCAAATCCCCCACCAGCAACAGCACACGTAAACCAACCACGGCACAGACTCCCAGTGCACCAACAGAGGCGGTGAGGCAACAATGA
- a CDS encoding protein phosphatase 2C domain-containing protein, whose product MASPETPNTAESKETPSARPLIMRYSARSDVGRIRSKNDDSAYVGRHLAVVADGMGGHAGGDVASASTVLDMIHLDHDDYPDGAETVLADEIQTANSLLSELVHQNPKLSGMGTTVTALLLEDRKLHFAHIGDSRAYRLRNNKFEQISIDHTFVQRLIDEGRLRPEEAETHPHKNVLMRVLGDVDASPELDLDILDVEPGERWLLCSDGLNYVAGHVVERMVRETKDLRECAEILVDLTLEAGAPDNVTVVVLEIVEETDDDVNTAAVDVVPAAALAAADQTDAVTATKSADAPTAVKPKTETKNPAAPAEPGTGGSSFSTGDPSAAQEDDPTSSADGAGEPPATTDPHLGEHLSAEVLREELASRPHELVGAAATAAETGSIPTIAGRTVARRAATVLTHKAEQDRPDAEEPPRRRVRWLMPAVAAVVVLGVAAGLWLGYAWTQTRYYVGEYDQRVAIFNGISQRLGPIQLSRLEAVTDVKVDSLPEYGQQSVRQTVPAGDLDDAQMIVENLKNFGSASANCPAPKPSGSGTPTPTASATATVPVPSTAAVATPSPSPVPTPCEGAK is encoded by the coding sequence GTGGCCTCCCCCGAGACTCCCAACACCGCCGAGAGCAAGGAAACACCGTCGGCGCGCCCGCTGATCATGCGCTACTCGGCGCGCTCGGACGTTGGACGTATCCGCTCCAAGAATGACGACTCCGCATATGTGGGCCGCCACCTTGCTGTGGTGGCCGATGGCATGGGTGGTCACGCCGGAGGCGACGTCGCTTCAGCCTCAACCGTCCTGGACATGATCCACCTGGACCACGACGACTATCCCGACGGCGCGGAAACAGTGCTGGCTGACGAAATCCAGACAGCCAACTCTTTGCTATCCGAGCTCGTCCACCAGAACCCCAAGCTGTCAGGCATGGGCACCACTGTGACGGCCCTGCTCCTGGAGGACCGCAAACTCCACTTTGCGCACATCGGCGATTCCCGGGCCTACCGGCTTCGCAACAATAAGTTCGAGCAGATCAGCATTGATCACACCTTTGTTCAGCGCCTGATCGATGAGGGCCGCCTCCGCCCCGAGGAAGCCGAAACCCACCCGCACAAGAACGTCCTGATGCGGGTCCTCGGGGATGTTGATGCCAGCCCGGAGCTGGACCTGGACATCCTGGACGTGGAACCCGGAGAACGCTGGCTCCTCTGCTCGGACGGGCTCAACTACGTTGCCGGCCACGTTGTGGAGCGGATGGTCCGTGAAACCAAGGATCTCCGCGAATGCGCCGAGATCCTGGTGGACCTCACCCTGGAGGCGGGCGCCCCGGACAACGTCACCGTGGTGGTACTGGAGATCGTCGAAGAGACGGACGACGACGTCAACACCGCCGCCGTCGACGTCGTTCCTGCCGCCGCCCTCGCCGCAGCCGACCAAACTGACGCTGTAACAGCCACCAAGTCTGCCGACGCACCAACGGCAGTCAAACCGAAGACTGAGACCAAGAACCCGGCTGCTCCCGCAGAGCCCGGCACTGGCGGGTCCTCCTTCAGCACGGGCGATCCGTCTGCCGCCCAGGAAGACGATCCCACCAGTTCCGCGGATGGCGCCGGCGAGCCTCCTGCCACCACAGATCCGCACCTGGGCGAGCACCTGTCCGCCGAGGTCCTTCGGGAAGAACTGGCCAGCCGCCCCCACGAATTGGTGGGCGCAGCAGCCACAGCCGCTGAAACCGGATCCATCCCCACCATTGCCGGCCGCACAGTGGCTCGTCGCGCCGCAACAGTACTGACGCACAAAGCTGAGCAGGACCGCCCCGACGCCGAGGAACCACCCCGCCGCCGGGTCCGCTGGTTGATGCCCGCAGTGGCCGCTGTAGTGGTCCTTGGCGTTGCAGCCGGCCTCTGGCTGGGCTACGCCTGGACCCAGACGCGCTACTACGTGGGTGAATACGACCAGCGTGTGGCGATCTTCAACGGAATCTCCCAGAGGCTCGGCCCCATCCAGCTCTCCAGGCTCGAGGCAGTGACCGACGTCAAGGTGGACAGCCTGCCGGAATATGGCCAACAGAGCGTCCGGCAGACAGTCCCGGCCGGCGATCTGGACGATGCCCAGATGATCGTGGAGAACCTCAAGAACTTCGGCAGCGCGTCGGCCAACTGTCCGGCACCCAAGCCTTCCGGCTCCGGGACCCCCACGCCGACGGCGTCCGCCACGGCCACAGTGCCGGTTCCGAGCACCGCAGCGGTGGCGACTCCCAGCCCCTCGCCCGTTCCTACTCCCTGTGAGGGGGCCAAATGA
- a CDS encoding FHA domain-containing protein FhaB/FipA, translating into MSELTITALRFGFLLLLWILIFSIVSTMRRDFQIGRKAATGVPTAREVRKHPELAASPPPAIQHARNLVVTEGPLKGTTLPLAASPILLGRAQEATLVLEDDYASGRHARLFPQGSRWFIEDLGSTNGTYLADQQLTRALPVELGVPVRIGKTVIELRP; encoded by the coding sequence ATCAGCGAACTGACCATCACCGCACTTCGCTTTGGATTTCTCCTTCTCCTGTGGATATTGATCTTCAGCATCGTGTCCACCATGCGCCGGGATTTCCAGATCGGCCGCAAGGCTGCGACCGGAGTTCCCACCGCCCGTGAAGTGCGCAAGCACCCGGAACTGGCCGCCTCACCGCCGCCGGCCATCCAGCACGCACGGAACCTGGTGGTCACGGAAGGTCCACTCAAGGGCACAACCCTTCCGCTGGCAGCCAGCCCCATCCTTCTGGGCCGTGCGCAGGAAGCAACGCTGGTCCTTGAAGACGACTATGCTTCCGGGCGCCACGCACGCCTGTTTCCGCAAGGAAGCCGGTGGTTCATTGAGGACCTCGGCTCCACCAACGGCACCTACCTGGCCGATCAACAGCTCACCCGCGCTTTGCCGGTTGAACTTGGCGTCCCCGTGAGAATCGGCAAGACGGTCATTGAATTGAGGCCGTAG
- a CDS encoding FhaA domain-containing protein: MGLLDKVERGIEKAVRNVFSTGSRARVEPVEIASKLRGELDNKSITIAAGRTLAPNVFDVLLSDEDFARAQEWGTPLAEELCDVVIQHVRSQGYTLQGAVRISFRRNEEERAGHFEIASRTEKQSNDGSAPAPSPRANVPAAPVRQPTRMQPVLDIGGQRYSLNALSVVLGRSSEADILVDDTGVSRKHLEIRTENGSTWAVDMGSTNGSYVNGHKVNGSVELTDGSTITMGRTKIIFRLLPQTPGGHA; encoded by the coding sequence ATGGGATTGCTGGACAAGGTCGAGCGTGGCATTGAAAAGGCCGTCCGGAACGTCTTCTCCACGGGGTCGCGTGCACGTGTTGAACCGGTGGAGATCGCAAGCAAGCTACGGGGCGAGCTGGACAACAAGTCCATCACCATCGCCGCCGGGCGGACGCTGGCCCCCAATGTTTTTGATGTATTGCTCAGTGATGAGGATTTCGCCCGGGCCCAGGAATGGGGAACCCCGCTGGCCGAGGAACTGTGCGACGTCGTCATCCAGCATGTGCGGAGCCAGGGTTACACCTTGCAGGGCGCAGTCCGGATTTCTTTCCGCCGCAACGAAGAAGAACGCGCCGGTCACTTCGAGATCGCTTCAAGAACAGAGAAGCAGTCAAACGACGGATCAGCACCGGCGCCGTCCCCCCGGGCCAACGTCCCCGCCGCTCCGGTGCGGCAGCCCACGCGCATGCAGCCGGTCCTGGACATCGGAGGGCAACGTTATTCCCTCAACGCGCTGTCCGTGGTGCTGGGACGCTCCTCCGAGGCGGACATTCTTGTGGATGACACCGGCGTTTCACGTAAACACCTGGAGATCCGCACGGAGAATGGCAGTACGTGGGCCGTTGACATGGGTTCCACCAATGGCAGTTACGTTAATGGACACAAGGTAAACGGCAGCGTCGAGCTTACCGACGGCTCAACCATCACGATGGGACGTACCAAGATTATTTTCCGTCTCCTCCCCCAAACCCCGGGTGGCCACGCGTGA